From Juglans regia cultivar Chandler chromosome 8, Walnut 2.0, whole genome shotgun sequence, the proteins below share one genomic window:
- the LOC108986929 gene encoding uncharacterized protein LOC108986929, with the protein MHEKIAVIRRKLAIAQERQKKYANQRRRELQFEVGSKVFLKVGPMKGIMRFGYVLDPTHVLEYEPLQVREDLTYEEFPVGILAQKTQALRKKTIPMVKVLWSNHTEKQATWELEENMRIKYPYLFDRDGDYDDAEMDGQE; encoded by the exons ATGCATGAGAAAATAGCGGTCATCCGGAGGAAGCTCGCCATTGCACAAGAGCGACAGAAAAAGTATGCGAATCAGAGGCGTCGAGAGTTGCAATTTGAAGTAGGAAGTAAAGTATTCTTGAAAGTGGGGCCGATGAAGGGAATTATGCGGTTCG GGTATGTTCTGGACCCTACACATGTACTAGAATATGAGCCTCTCCAAGTCCGCGAGGATTTGACCTATGAGGAATTTCCAGTTGGAATTCTTGCACAAAAAACTCAAGCACTCCGCAAGAAGACCATTCCGATGGTCAAGGTGCTTTGGAGCAACCACACCGAAAAACAGGCCACCTGGGAGCTAGAAGAGAACATGAGGATCAAGTATCCATATTTATTCGATCGAG ATGGTGATTATGATGACGCAGAGATGGATGGCCAGGAGtag